The Canis lupus familiaris isolate Mischka breed German Shepherd chromosome 27, alternate assembly UU_Cfam_GSD_1.0, whole genome shotgun sequence genome window below encodes:
- the LOC119866328 gene encoding skin secretory protein xP2-like isoform X2, giving the protein MRRTTESWSSGKSSAREQHPEPPQEPAPTPTVGPAPPSGPEVIDPVLAAGAEGLARAKMPPAESKPLQIVVTALVHCSALEEPPAPLGPLEDEQAPPPAIEVADVLEQSPNSMEQPALDPKQHPEPAQEPAPAPTVGPAEASGPEVIERVPAAGAEGLARAMMLAPESKSVHVVVAPLIPCPDEEEPPAPLATLEEGVGPGACNRGPQSARAATCPWSNWLQPLSNTLNHLKTPPQLLPRGS; this is encoded by the exons ATGAGGAGAACGACGGAGTCCTGGAGCAGTGGAAAAT CTTCGGCCCGAGAACAACACCCTGAACCACCTCAAGAGCCTGCCCCAACTCCGACTGTGGGGCCTGCTCCACCTTCAGGACCTGAGGTGATTGACCCGGTCCTGGCTGCTGGAGCTGAGGGCTTGGCCCGAGCCAAGATGCCACCTGCTGAGTCGAAGCCCCTGCAGATAGTGGTCACTGCTCTAGTTCACTGTTCTGCCCTGGAGGAGCCACCTGCACCCTTGGGACCCCTAGAGGATGAACAGGCACCACCACCTGCTATCGAGGTTGCCGATGTGCTGGAGCAGTCACCTAACTCAATGGAGCAACCGGCTTTGGACCCCAAGCAACACCCTGAACCAGCCCAAGAGCCCGCCCCAGCTCCGACTGTGGGGCCTGCTGAAGCTTCAGGGCCTGAGGTGATCGAGCGAGTCCCGGCTGCTGGAGCTGAGGGCTTGGCCCGAGCCATGATGCTGGCTCCTGAGTCCAAATCAGTGCACGTGGTGGTCGCACCTCTGATTCCCTGCCCTGATGAAGAGGAGCCTCCTGCACCCTTGGCCACCCTAGAGGAGGGAGTAGGCCCTGGCGCCTGTAATCGGGGTCCCCAAAGTGCCAGAGCCGCCACCTGCCCTTGGAGCAACTGGCTTCAACCCCTGAGCAACACCCTGAACCACCTCAAGACTCCGCCCCAGCTCCTACCACGGGGCTCGTGA